A genome region from Deinococcus betulae includes the following:
- a CDS encoding phytoene desaturase family protein: MRHAPRHVAVIGAGFAGLAAALRLAQAGARVTVLDALDGPGGKAALGFEDFSSGPTVVTMPQVFRGIHERLNLPLPNLTPARPTTTYNGAGRTFAPEALHIAGSLEPTLTQLPRAEGQRYVALLRAARRMYEDAQDTFLFAPPPSRLRLARYALTAGRRAAPLTPLRRFVRSGPFMTPFWLRFATYLGADPYRAPAVLHNIAWVELGHGVWHLPGGLLAFAQTLYEQAEGLGVRFEFGTRVTSLSSHGGQVLGAHTSQGAFAADAWVSAADRALTLAWLGVPEKPTPRGVSGFALQLRLTENRGQAHHIFWPADYSREWRDIRAGRLPRDPTLYLHLDGDRAFLLVNAPPDPGLTEDAREYGAWLLARLQECLSAAAGGPLPVAEWHALSPADYARTAKAGALYGRAPHGLTGSLRPGWGLAHTRNLVQVGGTVHPGGGVPLSFLSGWNGAGRLLGLPYDDLGGRQVPAGQEVWPFLP; encoded by the coding sequence ATGAGGCACGCCCCCCGCCACGTCGCGGTCATTGGCGCGGGTTTTGCCGGCCTGGCGGCGGCGCTGCGGCTGGCGCAGGCCGGGGCGCGCGTGACGGTGCTGGACGCCCTGGACGGCCCCGGGGGCAAGGCGGCACTGGGCTTTGAGGACTTTTCCAGTGGCCCGACCGTCGTGACCATGCCGCAGGTGTTCCGGGGCATCCACGAGCGCCTGAACCTACCGCTGCCCAACCTGACCCCCGCGCGGCCCACCACGACCTACAACGGCGCGGGGCGCACCTTTGCCCCCGAGGCCCTGCATATCGCCGGCAGCCTGGAACCGACCCTGACGCAGTTGCCGCGCGCGGAGGGCCAGCGCTACGTGGCCCTGCTGAGGGCGGCGCGGCGCATGTACGAGGACGCACAGGACACCTTCCTGTTTGCCCCACCCCCCAGCCGGCTGCGGCTGGCCCGCTACGCCCTGACCGCCGGCCGCCGCGCCGCGCCGCTGACCCCGCTGCGCCGGTTTGTGCGCTCGGGGCCGTTCATGACGCCCTTCTGGCTGCGCTTTGCCACCTATCTGGGGGCCGACCCCTACCGCGCGCCCGCCGTCCTGCACAACATCGCCTGGGTCGAACTGGGGCACGGCGTGTGGCATCTGCCCGGCGGCCTGCTGGCCTTTGCCCAGACCCTCTACGAGCAGGCCGAGGGCCTGGGGGTGCGCTTTGAATTTGGCACGCGCGTCACCAGCCTGAGCAGCCACGGCGGGCAGGTGTTGGGCGCGCACACCAGTCAGGGCGCCTTTGCCGCCGACGCCTGGGTCAGCGCCGCCGACCGGGCCCTCACACTGGCCTGGCTGGGCGTCCCCGAAAAGCCCACGCCGCGCGGGGTCAGCGGCTTTGCGCTGCAGCTGCGCCTCACAGAGAACCGGGGCCAGGCCCACCACATCTTCTGGCCCGCCGACTACAGCCGCGAGTGGCGGGATATTCGCGCTGGGCGCCTACCGCGCGACCCCACGCTGTACCTGCATCTGGACGGCGACCGCGCTTTTCTGCTGGTCAACGCCCCGCCCGACCCTGGCCTGACGGAAGACGCCCGCGAGTACGGCGCCTGGCTGCTGGCCCGCCTGCAAGAGTGCCTGAGCGCGGCAGCGGGCGGTCCGCTGCCGGTGGCCGAGTGGCACGCGCTGTCCCCGGCCGACTACGCGCGCACCGCCAAAGCCGGAGCGCTGTACGGGCGCGCGCCCCACGGCCTGACGGGCAGCCTGCGGCCCGGCTGGGGGCTGGCCCACACCCGCAACCTGGTACAGGTGGGCGGCACGGTGCATCCGGGCGGAGGGGTGCCCCTGTCCTTCCTGAGCGGCTGGAACGGCGCCGGGCGGCTGCTGGGCCTGCCCTACGATGACCTGGGCGGGCGGCAGGTGCCGGCAGGCCAGGAGGTCTGGCCATTTCTGCCCTGA
- a CDS encoding glycosyltransferase, translating to MKLGALYRTVMLTWLSAKALTLAVNALTFPRLRPAPTPATGPRVSILIPARNEAHNLPATLPGVLAQGAHEVIVLDDRSTDGTAEVARGLGARVIAGQPRPPGWYGKPWACQQLLRAAQGDLLIFTDADVSWHPGALGGLLNELNRSGADLLSIQPRQDNRTPGERLLTPLVDAAVLSYFPYPLLRLRPPQPLATIANGQVMAYRRAALLRVGGYAAVQGEVLEDTVLARRLAAHGMPVSTAMGRTCISVRMYRSYPESAAGFGKNTLPIHLNSRVLLTLSVALHIAGHTLPWLVPVPGARVLRVASVLERLVVNLIAGRRRPADLAEGLLGPLTPLLAVPVYLRAVKRRVTWKGREYRQ from the coding sequence GTGAAGCTGGGCGCCCTCTACCGCACCGTCATGCTGACCTGGCTGAGTGCCAAGGCCCTGACGCTGGCGGTCAATGCCCTGACCTTTCCCCGGCTGCGCCCCGCGCCTACCCCGGCCACTGGCCCACGCGTGTCTATCCTGATTCCGGCGCGCAACGAGGCGCACAATCTCCCCGCCACCCTGCCCGGCGTATTGGCCCAAGGGGCCCATGAGGTCATCGTGCTGGACGACCGCAGCACCGACGGCACAGCGGAGGTGGCCCGTGGGCTGGGCGCGCGGGTCATCGCTGGGCAGCCCCGCCCGCCGGGGTGGTACGGCAAACCCTGGGCCTGTCAGCAGCTGCTGCGGGCCGCGCAGGGCGACCTGCTGATTTTTACCGACGCGGATGTCTCCTGGCATCCCGGCGCGCTGGGGGGGCTGCTGAACGAACTGAACCGCTCTGGGGCCGACCTCCTGAGCATTCAGCCGCGCCAGGACAACCGCACCCCCGGCGAGCGGCTGCTGACGCCCCTGGTGGACGCCGCCGTACTGTCGTACTTTCCTTACCCGCTGCTGCGCCTGCGCCCGCCCCAGCCGCTGGCCACCATTGCCAACGGGCAGGTGATGGCCTACCGCCGCGCCGCCCTGCTGCGGGTGGGCGGCTACGCCGCTGTGCAGGGTGAAGTGCTGGAAGACACGGTACTGGCCCGGCGGCTGGCGGCCCACGGTATGCCGGTGTCCACCGCGATGGGCCGGACCTGCATCAGCGTACGGATGTACCGCTCGTACCCAGAGTCGGCGGCGGGGTTTGGCAAGAACACCCTGCCGATTCACCTCAATTCGCGGGTGCTGCTGACCCTGAGCGTGGCTTTACATATTGCCGGACACACCTTGCCCTGGCTGGTGCCGGTCCCGGGCGCGCGGGTGCTGCGGGTGGCCAGTGTGCTGGAGCGCTTGGTCGTCAACCTGATTGCCGGCCGCCGCCGCCCTGCCGACCTGGCTGAAGGGCTGCTGGGGCCGCTGACGCCGCTGCTGGCCGTCCCCGTGTATCTTCGGGCCGTGAAGCGCCGCGTGACCTGGAAAGGCCGGGAGTACCGGCAATGA
- a CDS encoding DUF418 domain-containing protein, giving the protein MTPNPAPPEVAAPVRDRSPLPDVLRGVALAGILIVNMQDFAGFLPWEQRGLDRAAQVLTDTFANGRFISIFAMLFGWGAAGLLARHGVGVFLRRHAVLLLIGAAHYVLVWHGDIISNYALLALGLLLTAAMGARTLLVLAGGLGLWWLGGMLMEAAAGAARTGPRWAGLPAIEPSYAANVAERAQDFWPMLTAGNLYNGPWLLALFCLGAAAQRTGLLTRPHDHRPLLRRLAAGGLLVGLPLGALLAYLNTRPDAAAGLLAFPVRMGGGAAAALGYVGVIGLLATSGRLGPLIHFAASGRMAMTNYLSQSLLMTLFFYPYAGAQGGRWVQAAREGGDAFVYAGGLSIWGAAGGLGLALLVGLCQLPLSAWWLSHFGRGPVEALVRLAVYGRGARTRDTSDPPPSVGTP; this is encoded by the coding sequence ATGACCCCTAACCCCGCGCCCCCAGAGGTCGCCGCCCCCGTGCGCGACCGCTCGCCGCTGCCCGACGTGCTGCGCGGCGTGGCGCTGGCCGGCATTCTGATCGTGAACATGCAGGACTTCGCAGGTTTTCTGCCCTGGGAGCAGCGGGGCCTGGACCGCGCCGCGCAGGTGCTGACCGACACGTTTGCCAATGGGCGCTTTATTTCCATCTTCGCCATGCTGTTCGGGTGGGGGGCAGCCGGGCTGCTGGCGCGGCATGGGGTGGGCGTCTTTCTGAGGCGGCACGCCGTGCTGCTGCTTATTGGGGCGGCCCATTACGTGCTGGTGTGGCACGGCGACATCATCAGCAATTACGCGCTGCTGGCGCTGGGCCTGCTGCTGACGGCGGCCATGGGCGCGCGCACCCTGCTGGTGCTGGCCGGTGGGCTGGGGCTCTGGTGGCTGGGCGGCATGCTGATGGAAGCCGCTGCCGGGGCCGCCCGCACAGGGCCGCGCTGGGCGGGGCTACCCGCCATTGAACCCAGCTATGCCGCCAACGTGGCCGAGCGCGCCCAAGACTTCTGGCCCATGCTGACCGCAGGCAACCTGTACAACGGCCCCTGGCTGCTGGCGCTGTTCTGTCTGGGCGCGGCGGCGCAGCGCACCGGCCTGCTGACCCGGCCCCACGACCACCGGCCGCTGCTGCGCCGCCTGGCGGCAGGCGGCCTGTTGGTGGGCCTGCCGCTGGGCGCCCTCCTGGCATACCTGAACACCCGGCCCGACGCGGCGGCCGGGCTGCTGGCCTTTCCGGTGCGCATGGGCGGCGGCGCGGCGGCGGCGCTGGGCTACGTGGGCGTGATTGGGCTGCTGGCCACCTCGGGGCGGCTGGGCCCGCTGATTCACTTCGCGGCCAGTGGTCGCATGGCCATGACCAATTACCTGTCGCAAAGCCTTCTGATGACGCTGTTTTTCTATCCCTACGCGGGCGCGCAGGGGGGCCGCTGGGTGCAGGCGGCGCGGGAAGGCGGGGACGCCTTTGTGTACGCAGGGGGCTTGTCCATCTGGGGCGCGGCGGGGGGACTGGGGCTGGCGCTGCTGGTGGGCCTGTGCCAGTTGCCGCTGAGCGCGTGGTGGCTGTCTCACTTCGGGCGAGGGCCGGTGGAAGCGCTGGTGCGGCTGGCCGTCTACGGGCGCGGAGCGCGGACCAGGGACACGTCTGACCCGCCGCCGTCTGTGGGAACCCCGTGA
- a CDS encoding lysophospholipid acyltransferase family protein, with amino-acid sequence MTAKPWATALLSRSIQRSVRGGLAGVWVRGALPTGGVVLAPNHHSWWDGYVLREVAWWAGTPFSVLMTARQLGRFPFLRRVGALRADEVRTGVRRAQAGWLAVFPEGALQPAGPLGTVAPGAAWIAQTAGVPLVPVALRVTLRGGQWPEAYLRFGPAVAGPALPRAIAHELAALDAELVSSDPEQPLAGYLRAVPGRLSRSDRVGWAAQLLNVVTGDRA; translated from the coding sequence ATGACCGCTAAGCCCTGGGCCACGGCGCTGCTGTCGCGCAGCATTCAGCGCAGCGTGCGCGGCGGCCTGGCCGGCGTGTGGGTGCGCGGCGCCTTGCCCACCGGCGGCGTGGTGCTGGCCCCCAATCACCATTCATGGTGGGACGGCTACGTGCTGCGCGAGGTGGCCTGGTGGGCGGGCACCCCTTTTTCGGTGCTGATGACGGCGCGGCAGCTGGGCCGCTTTCCCTTTCTGCGCCGAGTGGGGGCGCTGCGGGCCGACGAGGTGCGGACCGGGGTCCGCCGCGCGCAGGCAGGATGGCTGGCGGTGTTTCCAGAAGGAGCCCTGCAACCGGCCGGCCCGCTGGGCACGGTCGCCCCCGGCGCCGCCTGGATAGCCCAGACGGCCGGCGTGCCGCTGGTGCCCGTGGCGCTGCGCGTCACCCTGCGCGGAGGCCAGTGGCCGGAAGCGTACCTGCGCTTTGGGCCAGCGGTGGCTGGACCCGCCCTGCCGCGTGCCATCGCCCACGAACTGGCTGCCCTGGACGCCGAGCTGGTGTCTAGCGACCCCGAGCAGCCGCTGGCCGGTTACCTACGCGCCGTACCGGGGCGCCTCAGCCGATCAGACCGGGTGGGCTGGGCCGCGCAGCTGCTCAACGTGGTCACTGGAGACCGGGCGTGA
- a CDS encoding NUDIX domain-containing protein, which yields MKKKLLAGRKRCVGAGVAVLRGQEALLIRRGDNGLWDVPGGGAQRGEGPETAARQELQEETGLTVAALNPLGLFPHQHTYPDGNVVDWDTHVFTAKFVDGTPEAQDDAAEVRWWPLAALPDEVSAATQAYFEALRAAP from the coding sequence GTGAAAAAAAAGCTTCTGGCTGGGCGTAAGCGCTGCGTAGGGGCTGGGGTCGCCGTCCTGCGAGGTCAGGAGGCCCTGCTCATTCGGCGTGGGGATAATGGCCTGTGGGACGTACCCGGCGGCGGGGCGCAGCGGGGCGAGGGGCCCGAAACAGCCGCCCGGCAGGAGTTACAGGAAGAAACCGGGCTGACCGTCGCTGCGCTCAACCCACTCGGTCTTTTTCCCCACCAGCACACCTACCCAGACGGCAACGTGGTGGACTGGGACACCCATGTCTTCACCGCCAAGTTTGTGGACGGCACCCCTGAAGCGCAGGACGACGCGGCCGAAGTGCGGTGGTGGCCGCTGGCCGCCCTGCCAGATGAAGTCTCCGCCGCTACCCAGGCCTACTTTGAAGCCCTGAGGGCGGCCCCTTGA
- a CDS encoding carotenoid biosynthesis protein, which yields MTARLSPTLLRFGLAFAALGLAFLGALLVLAGPAAGWALIALGLPLAGVLALAGDALGPRFGEVLSLRLTDLLGRTRPWTALLALYVALKIPVPLWPDGFPVLGLASTAALFLAALAFVWERAGWVRAGLLMAVSFSVGLGVEVLGSRTGFPFGAYSYATAPAPTLLGVPLIVPLGWFALTLTATCLSGGRPWLAGLLMMLWDVGLEPLMTAQRYWLWSDPLGLWAGAPLQNFLGWWAVGSGLAWVFTGLAPRLFGLRTLEWSWALPWWARSFPESREPRLSLLPGTPRRNPDFRVAYPIETFFLPGGLVLVGRYAEAAVTLAAMTLGLALARRVTRHDR from the coding sequence TTGACCGCTCGCCTCTCCCCTACCCTCCTGCGATTTGGCCTGGCCTTTGCCGCGCTGGGGCTGGCTTTTTTAGGAGCGCTGCTGGTGCTGGCCGGCCCGGCGGCTGGCTGGGCCCTCATTGCACTCGGCCTGCCCCTGGCCGGCGTACTGGCGCTGGCGGGGGACGCGCTGGGGCCGCGCTTTGGCGAGGTCCTGTCTCTGCGCCTGACTGACTTGCTGGGCCGCACCCGGCCCTGGACGGCGCTGCTGGCGCTGTACGTGGCCCTCAAGATTCCGGTCCCGCTGTGGCCGGACGGCTTTCCGGTGCTGGGGCTGGCCAGCACGGCGGCCCTCTTTCTGGCCGCGCTGGCCTTTGTCTGGGAGCGTGCCGGCTGGGTGCGCGCCGGGCTGCTGATGGCCGTGTCGTTCAGCGTGGGCCTGGGGGTCGAGGTCCTGGGCAGCCGCACCGGGTTTCCCTTTGGTGCTTACTCCTACGCGACGGCCCCGGCCCCCACCCTGCTGGGCGTGCCGCTGATAGTGCCGCTGGGGTGGTTTGCGCTGACGCTGACGGCCACCTGCCTGTCCGGGGGTCGCCCCTGGCTGGCCGGCCTGCTGATGATGCTCTGGGACGTGGGGTTAGAACCCCTGATGACCGCGCAGCGCTACTGGCTCTGGAGCGACCCGCTGGGGCTGTGGGCCGGGGCCCCGCTGCAGAACTTTCTGGGCTGGTGGGCGGTGGGGTCGGGGTTGGCATGGGTCTTTACCGGCCTGGCCCCCAGACTGTTTGGTCTGCGCACCCTGGAATGGAGCTGGGCGCTGCCGTGGTGGGCGCGAAGTTTCCCCGAAAGCCGCGAGCCGCGCCTCAGCCTGCTGCCCGGCACTCCCAGGCGCAACCCCGATTTCCGGGTGGCCTACCCCATCGAGACCTTCTTTCTGCCCGGCGGGCTGGTGCTGGTGGGCCGCTACGCGGAAGCCGCCGTGACCCTGGCCGCCATGACCCTGGGCCTGGCCCTGGCGCGGCGGGTGACGCGGCATGACCGCTAA
- a CDS encoding cytochrome P450: protein MSPRGLGALPEPPTRPGNGHLQDWALSPLTLIEDGAARARAAGRDLFRLRLGLPAVVGFSPAWNRALLSDLATFRSAGSFSVLVPYLSGGVILSDAPGHAGRRRLMNPGFGRAHLAALQDRIRAALPPVPVGEFDALAWADHAVLCLLNAAYFSGEFPEDLLHAFLAPLRRPFPAPALPRPALFLRFDREVRRLAHARLSRGNGDDLLSVLAPLPGGLEETRVSLAAAHDTTTHALAYAVWHLAEQPQWHAPEHHPAVLKETLRLHPPGWMGSRRLGRDVVWNGVRLPRGALALYSPYLSGRDPTLWTAPETFDPGRWAQKPPAWAYLPFGGGERLCLGMHLAQTLILDTLAALPTLRPVHGDPTPQPGLTLGPRGPLVVVLASSS from the coding sequence CTGAGCCCCAGAGGCCTGGGCGCCCTGCCCGAGCCGCCTACCCGCCCCGGCAACGGCCACCTGCAGGACTGGGCGCTGTCGCCGCTGACGCTGATTGAAGACGGCGCGGCGCGCGCGCGGGCGGCAGGCCGCGACCTCTTTCGGCTGCGGCTGGGCCTCCCGGCCGTGGTGGGCTTCAGCCCGGCCTGGAACCGCGCCCTGCTGAGCGACCTGGCGACCTTTCGCAGCGCCGGCAGCTTTTCGGTGCTGGTGCCGTACCTCTCGGGCGGGGTCATTCTCAGCGACGCGCCGGGCCACGCAGGGCGGCGGCGCCTGATGAATCCGGGGTTTGGCCGGGCGCATCTGGCCGCGCTTCAGGACCGGATTCGGGCGGCCCTGCCCCCGGTCCCGGTGGGCGAATTCGACGCCCTGGCCTGGGCTGACCACGCCGTGCTGTGCCTGCTCAACGCGGCGTATTTCAGCGGTGAGTTCCCCGAGGACCTGCTGCACGCCTTTCTAGCGCCGCTGCGCCGGCCCTTTCCGGCGCCCGCTTTGCCACGCCCCGCCCTGTTCTTGCGCTTTGACCGCGAGGTGCGGCGGCTGGCCCACGCCCGCCTGAGCCGGGGGAACGGCGACGACCTGCTGTCGGTGCTGGCGCCGCTGCCGGGCGGCCTGGAAGAGACGCGCGTGTCGCTGGCTGCCGCCCACGACACCACCACGCACGCGCTGGCCTATGCGGTGTGGCACCTGGCCGAGCAGCCGCAGTGGCACGCCCCGGAACACCACCCAGCGGTCCTTAAAGAAACTCTGCGCCTGCACCCGCCCGGCTGGATGGGCAGCCGCCGCCTGGGCCGGGACGTGGTCTGGAACGGGGTACGATTGCCGCGCGGCGCCCTGGCCCTGTATTCGCCGTACCTCTCGGGACGCGACCCGACTCTATGGACTGCCCCCGAAACCTTTGACCCCGGCCGCTGGGCGCAGAAACCGCCCGCCTGGGCGTATCTGCCCTTCGGCGGGGGCGAGCGGCTGTGTCTGGGGATGCACCTGGCGCAGACCCTCATTCTGGACACGCTGGCGGCGCTGCCCACACTGCGGCCCGTGCATGGTGACCCCACGCCGCAACCGGGGTTGACCCTGGGACCTCGCGGCCCGCTGGTGGTGGTTCTCGCCTCTAGCAGCTGA
- a CDS encoding MFS transporter encodes MADSAAPLTADERWTLTVTVLGSSLAFLDGTVVNVALNAVQRDLDATASGVQWVVGAYALLLAALTLAGGALGDALGRRRVYGWGVSIFALASLACGLAPTLGALIAARAAQGVGAALLVPGSLAMIGAVFSQASRGRGVGLWSAASSVTTLLGPLVGGLLVDNVSWRWVFLINLPLAALTLLWLRRVPETRAPGAQPDWPGALAVTAGLGGLSAGLIRAGETGWDGLVWGLLVGAALAFAAFIWREARTPWPMLPLALLQNRVFVGTNLLTLLLYGALGAVSLYLPMLLIGARGFSAAAAGAALLPLSLLLAGLSGPVGALADRHGPRLLLTLGPVLAGSGLALLGLGQGASWAAILPGAAVLGLGMALTVAPLSSAVMGSVPREQSGVASGVNNAVARAASLLAVAALGLLLLGSYRAALGPRLEAVGASVPVQRAVQAQATRLTEVHLPAGAPARAQAATDAAFADAFRTLALVGAALSVLGGVAGWVLVRPASGKTPAPGALA; translated from the coding sequence ATGGCTGACTCCGCTGCCCCCCTGACGGCGGACGAACGCTGGACGCTCACCGTTACGGTGCTGGGCTCAAGCCTGGCCTTTCTGGACGGCACGGTGGTCAATGTGGCGCTGAACGCCGTGCAGCGCGACCTGGACGCCACCGCCAGCGGCGTGCAGTGGGTGGTGGGTGCCTACGCCCTGCTGCTGGCGGCCCTCACGCTGGCCGGCGGCGCGCTGGGCGACGCCCTGGGGCGGCGGCGGGTGTACGGCTGGGGGGTAAGCATCTTCGCGCTGGCCTCGCTGGCCTGTGGGCTGGCCCCCACCCTGGGCGCCCTGATTGCCGCCCGCGCCGCGCAGGGCGTGGGCGCGGCGCTGCTGGTGCCGGGCAGCCTGGCCATGATTGGCGCCGTGTTCAGTCAGGCCAGCCGGGGCCGGGGCGTGGGCCTCTGGAGCGCGGCCAGTTCTGTCACGACGCTGCTGGGGCCGCTGGTGGGCGGCCTGCTGGTGGACAACGTGTCGTGGCGCTGGGTGTTTTTGATCAACCTGCCGCTGGCCGCTCTGACCCTACTGTGGCTGCGCCGGGTGCCAGAAACGCGCGCGCCCGGCGCCCAGCCTGACTGGCCGGGGGCGCTGGCGGTGACGGCCGGCCTGGGTGGGCTATCGGCGGGCCTCATTCGCGCAGGTGAAACGGGCTGGGACGGCCTGGTCTGGGGGCTACTGGTGGGAGCGGCGTTGGCCTTTGCGGCCTTCATCTGGCGGGAGGCCCGCACGCCCTGGCCCATGCTGCCGCTGGCCCTGCTTCAGAACCGCGTCTTTGTGGGCACCAACCTCCTGACCCTGCTGCTGTACGGCGCGCTGGGGGCCGTCAGCCTGTATCTGCCCATGCTGCTGATCGGCGCGCGCGGCTTCAGCGCCGCAGCGGCGGGCGCGGCGCTGCTGCCCCTGTCGCTGCTGCTGGCAGGTCTGTCGGGGCCAGTGGGCGCCCTGGCCGACCGCCACGGCCCGCGCCTGCTGCTCACGTTGGGGCCAGTGTTGGCGGGCAGCGGGCTGGCCCTCCTGGGGCTGGGACAGGGCGCGTCGTGGGCGGCCATCCTGCCCGGCGCGGCGGTGCTGGGGCTGGGCATGGCCCTCACGGTGGCGCCGCTGTCCAGCGCGGTCATGGGGAGCGTACCCCGTGAGCAAAGTGGGGTGGCCAGCGGCGTGAACAACGCGGTGGCGCGCGCGGCCTCGCTGCTGGCCGTGGCGGCGCTGGGGCTGCTGCTGCTGGGCAGTTACCGCGCGGCGCTGGGGCCACGGCTGGAGGCGGTGGGGGCCAGCGTTCCGGTGCAGCGCGCTGTTCAGGCCCAGGCCACCCGCCTGACCGAAGTACACCTGCCAGCTGGCGCCCCAGCCCGCGCCCAAGCCGCCACTGACGCCGCCTTTGCTGACGCCTTCCGCACCCTGGCGCTGGTGGGAGCGGCCCTGAGCGTGCTGGGCGGCGTGGCCGGCTGGGTGCTGGTGCGCCCCGCTTCCGGCAAAACCCCAGCCCCAGGCGCGCTAGCCTGA
- a CDS encoding GNAT family N-acetyltransferase, producing the protein MPPFTVRRLRPGDEAALAQVAADETDFTEEDPSPPLSAEEARAYLADPHVWHWHADDEHGQPVGFLMAYVHRRRHRSGTAETACDVMFEEIGVRESWRRAGVGRALVAALHSQMQVEGLRDVWVAADNEGAQAFYATCGYEVDELQGVILSREV; encoded by the coding sequence ATGCCTCCATTCACTGTTCGCCGCCTGCGGCCCGGCGATGAAGCTGCGCTGGCCCAGGTCGCCGCCGACGAGACGGACTTCACGGAAGAAGACCCCAGCCCGCCTCTGAGTGCGGAGGAAGCCCGCGCTTATCTGGCGGACCCCCACGTCTGGCACTGGCACGCCGACGATGAACACGGTCAGCCCGTCGGGTTCCTGATGGCCTATGTTCACCGGCGGCGCCACCGTTCAGGCACAGCAGAGACAGCCTGCGACGTGATGTTCGAGGAAATCGGGGTGCGCGAAAGCTGGCGCCGCGCGGGCGTAGGACGCGCCCTGGTGGCGGCTCTGCACAGCCAGATGCAGGTCGAGGGGCTGCGTGACGTGTGGGTGGCGGCCGACAACGAAGGGGCCCAGGCCTTTTACGCAACCTGCGGCTACGAGGTGGACGAGTTGCAGGGCGTGATTCTGAGCCGCGAAGTCTAG
- a CDS encoding phytoene desaturase family protein encodes MPDFDVIVMGAGHNALVTAAYAAKAGLKVGVFERRHLVGGAVSTEELVPGYRFDYGGSAHILIRLTPVVRELELTRHGLHYLDVDPMFHCSDGETPWFIHRDAGRTARELEALFPGQGEAYTRFLDDWTPFARSVADLFNSAPGPLDMGKMVVSSGKGRDWMEQLPRILRPYGDVAKEYFSDERVRAPLVWMAAQSGPPPSDPLSAPFLLWHPLYHEGGVARPKGGSGGLTKALKRAIEADGGQVFVNAPVKDILVKDGKAQGVRLENGDTYTARAVVSGTHILTTAGALPDEYVPASARQVRVGNGFGMVLRLALSEQVKYRHHTEPDSRVGLGLLIKNEGQLMKGYGQYLAGEPTTDPPLIAMSFSAVDDSLAPPGGEALWLWAQYYPYELSSGSWETRTAEARENILRAFEHYAPGTRDTIVGELVQTPQWLHDNLGLHRGNVMHLEMSFDQMFSFRPWMKASGYRWPGVKGLYLTGASTHPGGGIMGASGRNAANVLVRDLTRRRWQ; translated from the coding sequence ATGCCGGATTTCGATGTCATCGTGATGGGCGCGGGCCACAACGCCCTGGTCACAGCGGCCTACGCCGCCAAAGCGGGCCTGAAGGTGGGCGTCTTCGAGCGGCGGCACCTGGTCGGTGGGGCCGTCAGCACCGAAGAACTGGTGCCCGGCTACCGCTTTGACTACGGCGGCAGCGCCCACATCCTGATTCGGCTGACACCGGTGGTACGTGAACTGGAACTGACGCGCCACGGCCTGCATTACCTGGACGTAGACCCGATGTTCCACTGCTCGGACGGCGAGACGCCCTGGTTCATTCACCGAGACGCGGGGCGCACCGCGCGTGAGCTGGAGGCCCTCTTCCCCGGACAGGGCGAAGCGTACACCCGGTTTCTGGACGACTGGACGCCGTTTGCGCGGTCGGTGGCAGACCTCTTCAACAGCGCGCCGGGGCCGCTGGACATGGGCAAGATGGTGGTCAGCAGCGGCAAAGGGCGCGACTGGATGGAGCAGTTGCCCCGCATCCTGCGCCCTTACGGCGACGTGGCCAAGGAGTATTTCTCGGACGAGCGGGTGCGCGCGCCCCTGGTGTGGATGGCGGCCCAGAGCGGTCCCCCACCCAGCGACCCCCTCAGCGCGCCTTTCCTCCTGTGGCATCCCCTCTATCACGAGGGCGGCGTGGCGCGGCCTAAGGGCGGCTCGGGGGGACTCACCAAAGCCCTGAAGCGGGCGATTGAAGCCGACGGCGGGCAGGTGTTCGTCAACGCACCTGTAAAGGACATTCTGGTCAAGGACGGCAAGGCGCAGGGTGTGCGGCTGGAGAACGGCGACACCTACACGGCACGCGCCGTGGTCTCCGGCACCCACATTCTGACGACGGCGGGCGCGTTGCCGGACGAATATGTGCCCGCCTCGGCGCGGCAGGTGCGGGTGGGCAATGGCTTTGGCATGGTGCTGAGGTTGGCCCTGAGCGAACAGGTCAAGTACCGCCACCACACCGAACCCGACAGCCGCGTGGGCCTGGGCCTGCTGATTAAAAACGAGGGGCAGTTGATGAAAGGCTACGGTCAGTACCTGGCCGGCGAACCCACCACCGATCCGCCCCTGATTGCCATGAGTTTTTCGGCGGTGGACGATTCGCTGGCGCCTCCTGGCGGCGAGGCGCTGTGGCTGTGGGCGCAGTATTACCCCTACGAACTGAGCAGCGGCTCGTGGGAGACCCGCACCGCCGAAGCGCGGGAGAACATCCTGCGCGCCTTCGAACACTACGCGCCGGGCACACGCGACACAATTGTGGGCGAACTGGTGCAGACGCCGCAGTGGCTTCACGACAACCTGGGCCTGCACCGGGGCAACGTCATGCACCTGGAGATGAGCTTTGACCAGATGTTCTCGTTCCGCCCGTGGATGAAAGCGAGCGGCTACCGCTGGCCTGGCGTCAAAGGACTCTACTTGACCGGCGCCAGCACCCATCCGGGCGGCGGAATCATGGGCGCCAGTGGACGCAACGCGGCGAATGTTCTGGTGCGGGACCTGACGCGGCGGCGGTGGCAGTGA